Proteins encoded by one window of Manihot esculenta cultivar AM560-2 chromosome 10, M.esculenta_v8, whole genome shotgun sequence:
- the LOC110624179 gene encoding paramyosin-like codes for MEVDARDHSLRESVDCRIEEARLEENLSATSDAKGNLTAARAHTESLQAKLHSALEALKRADERTAEAQEHTKSLEAELSHTRRVLKESDERAAAAEIRSEEVLKQLSSLVEALRERDEAISQKEEVQRQYEALKANFEGLQVHLNKVNVQKERALARVEVLEQELSTSSARIRDLVSSAEESTLRNQQLSHEVRAAERKCSALLKVVKHAEDKIQRECERRLEEYQESDELKGKIEQACEAHLQDYKDSSELKAVIAEACELHLDEYKASEEMKTAIWQKAFRMFRSGYNRGLREARRAPDTPLTKLRAKEVDSDGEEVLYGEDDFPLPRGTSRIAAGSSGEESEQQGDNMEDFRTEGEDPEPEEGDPGPGLEGARSPPGVNVNKDTIGDDILRDVSPLRTVFPSNPSDK; via the coding sequence atggaggtggatgcccgtgatCATTCTCTCCGGGAATCTGTGGACTGTCGGATAGAGGAGGCTCGTCTAGAGGAGAATTTGTCTGCCACTAGTGATGCCAAGGGCAACCTTACCGCAGCGCGAGCTCATACTGAGTCCCTCCAAGCGAAGCTGCATTCTGCCTTGGAGGCCCTCAAAAGAGCCGACGAGAGGACGGCTGAAGCACAAGAGCATACTAAGTCCCTGGAGGCAGAGTTGTCTcatactcgcagggttctcaagGAGTCCGATGAGAGGGCGGCTGCAGCAGAGATTCGAAGTGAAGAagttttgaagcagctgtcctccctgGTGGAGGCCCTTCGTGAAAGGGATGAGGCGATAAGCCAGAAGGAGGAGGTCCAGCGCCAGTATGAGGCCCTGAAGGCTAATTTTGAAGGGCTTCAAGTTCACCTAAATAAGGTGAATGTTCAAAAGGAGAGGGCCTTagctcgggtggaggtccttgagcaggagctgagcacgagTTCTGCGCGTATCAGAGACCTAGTTTCATCGGCCGAGGAGTCTACGCTTCGTAATCAACAGCTTAGCCATGAAGTCAGGGCTGCAGAGCGTAAATGTTCAGCCCTACTCAAGGTGGTTAAACATGCCGAGGATAAGATCCAGCGGGAGTGCGAGAGGCGTCtggaggagtatcaggagtcggaTGAGCTGAAAGgaaagattgagcaggcctgtgaagctcacctcCAAGACTATAAGGATTCTTCTGAATTGAAGGCggttatagctgaggcctgtgagttGCATCTAGACGAGTATAAAGCCTCtgaggagatgaagactgcTATTTGGCAAAAAGCCTTTCGTATGTTTAGATCTGGTTATAATAGGGGTTTAAGGGAAGCCAGAcgtgctcctgatactcctctgaCAAAACTTCGAGCTAAAGAAGTGGATTCTGATGGTGAGGAGGTTCTGTATGGGGAAGATGATTTTCCCTTGCCTAGGGGGACCTCTCGTATTGCGGCTGGGTCTTCTGGGGAAGAGTCCGAGCAACAGGGGGACAATATGGAGGACTTTAGGACTGAAGGCGAAGACCCTGAGCCTGAGGAGGGAGACCCTGGCCCAGGGTTGGAGGGTGCCAGATCCCCTCCGGGTGTAAATGTAAATAAAGATACTATAGGTGATGACATTCTGAGAGATGTAAGTCCCTTGAggactgtttttccttcaaacccATCAGATAAATAA